One part of the Candida albicans SC5314 chromosome R, complete sequence genome encodes these proteins:
- a CDS encoding uncharacterized protein (Ortholog(s) have ATP-dependent 3'-5' DNA helicase activity, role in nucleosome mobilization and Ino80 complex localization), with amino-acid sequence MAPSKVKPEQETFPPQEIHLLKDAVFGSNQVEPFYQNYQQDVPIAIDLGTSSLRVGLTNSPEPNNIFPGIISRYRDRKAMKTLTIIGNDVYSDSALRSTIKTPFDGPLITNWDYIEYILDYSFEHLGATSDNGKLNNPIVMTEPITCTHNQRKSMYELLFEAYQVPKVSFGIDSLFSFYANSSGKSSGLVIGAGNQSTSIMPVINGRGILSQAKRIDWGGEQSQQYLSKLLALKYPYFPSKLNNYHTTNLFKDYCYISEDYQQEIKHILDMDVLETKDVVVQAPVEINVSTEKKKTDEELAEQAAKRKEQGKRLQKQAQEKRLEKLAQKQEEWEYFSKFKEDNSSLSPEEFETKLIENGFDDLEDFKKYMGSLERSLKRANQGGEDDHEEEEIDPSSAWPLVDIPDDQLTAEQIKEKRKQKLHKANFEARERNKEIKRQEEEARLQFEKEQQEWRDRDLDDWCTTKRLKLAEAISKYKEKQKLLESFKDRKSAAAQQRMKYIADLANDENGSTSTQSRKRRRNANATIDNDPNDTFGANDEDWNMYREITNSSIEEEMEQINSEILKLEEELLLYDPNFHHEDTFAAASTFDWKNSVLHKFIHGPRPNITIEMQAEGLSPEEIATHPEMIRKNHQMHLNVERIRVPEILFQPSIGGIDQAGISEIADDLLNSRLDGNFTSGGQSYEILGDIFLTGGLSLLPGFKNRIMSDFRSFLPEGVPLHVRTAKDPILDPWHGMYKWANSEDSSDGYVTKEEYEEYGPEYIKEHGLGNACLKD; translated from the coding sequence ATGGCTCCATCAAAAGTGAAACCGGAACAAGAAACATTTCCGCCGCAGGAGATACATTTACTTAAAGATGCAGTTTTTGGATCCAACCAAGTGGAACctttttatcaaaactaTCAACAAGATGTTCCAATTGCCATTGATTTGGGAACCTCCAGTTTAAGAGTCGGATTAACGAACTCTCCAGAACcaaacaatatttttccAGGAATAATTTCACGTTATCGAGATAGGAAAGCCATGAAGACATTAACGATTATAGGAAATGATGTCTACAGTGATTCCGCATTGAGATCAACAATCAAGACTCCTTTTGATGGACCATTAATTACAAATTGGGACTACATTGAATATATTCTAGATTATTCATTTGAACATCTTGGAGCAACAAGCGACAACGGGAAGTTGAATAATCCAATTGTGATGACCGAACCAATAACTTGTACACACAACCAACGTAAATCTATGTATGAGCTATTGTTTGAAGCGTACCAGGTTCCTAAAGTAAGTTTTGGGATTgattctttattttcattttatgCAAACTCGTCTGGAAAATCGAGTGGGTTGGTCATTGGCGCAGGCAATCAACTGACAAGTATTATGCCTGTAATTAATGGCAGGGGGATATTATCCCAAGCTAAACGAATTGATTGGGGTGGCGAACAACTGCAACAATATCTATCGAAATTGTTAGCTCTCAAGTATCCATATTTCCCAAGCAAATTGAATAACTATCATACTACCAACTTATTCAAGGATTATTGTTACATTCTGGAAGACTACCAACAGGAAATTAAACATATCTTGGACATGGATGTTTTGGAAACAAAAGATGTAGTGGTACAAGCACCAGTAGAAATTAATGTGAGTACcgagaagaaaaaaacagatgaagaattagCCGAACAAGCTgctaaaagaaaagaacaaGGTAAAAGACTACAGAAACAGGCTCAAGAAAAACGATTGGAAAAATTAGCACAGAAGCAAGAAGAATGGGAGtatttttctaaattcaaAGAAGATAATTCATCTTTATCACCAGAAGAGTTTGAAactaaattgattgaaaatggATTTGATGATCTAGAAGATTTTAAAAAGTATATGGGTTCTCTAGAAAGATCCTTGAAAAGGGCTAACCAAGGAGGAGAAGACGACCatgaagaagaggaaaTTGATCCATCGAGTGCTTGGCCTTTGGTCGATATACCAGACGACCAGTTGACAGCAGAACAGATTAAGGAAAAACGAAAACAAAAGCTTCACAAAGCAAATTTTGAAGCCAGAGAACgtaataaagaaataaaaagacaagaagaagaagccAGATTgcaatttgaaaaagagcAACAGGAATGGCGTGATCGTGATTTGGATGACTGGTGTACAACCAAGCGTTTAAAGTTGGCAGAGGCTATTAGCAAatacaaagaaaaacaaaaattattggaatCTTTTAAAGATAGAAAGTCTGCTGCTGCACAACAAAGAATGAAATACATTGCTGATTTAGCCAATGACGAGAATGGCTCAACTTCAACTCAATCCCGAAAAAGGAGACGTAATGCCAATGCAACAATAGACAACGATCCAAATGATACTTTTGGAGCTAACGACGAGGACTGGAACATGTATAGAGAGATAACAAATTCCAGTATTGAGGAAGAAATGGAACAAATCAACAgtgaaattttgaaattagaagAGGAGCTTTTGTTATACGATCCAAATTTCCATCACGAGGACACTTTTGCTGCGGCATCAACGTTTGATTGGAAGAACCTGGTACTTCACAAATTCATACACGGTCCTCGCCCAAATATTACCATTGAAATGCAAGCTGAAGGGTTACTGCCAGAAGAAATTGCTACCCATCCCGAAATGATTCGtaaaaatcatcaaatgcACTTGAATGTCGAAAGAATCAGGGTTCCAGAGATATTGTTTCAGCCGAGTATTGGTGGTATTGATCAAGCTGGAATCAGTGAGATTGCTGATGATTTGTTGAATAGTAGATTGGACGGAAATTTTACATCAGGTGGCCAGTCCTACGAAATTTTGGGGGACATATTTTTGACGGGCGGATTATCACTTTTACCTGGAttcaaaaatagaataatgTCAGATTTTAGATCATTCCTTCCAGAGGGAGTGCCATTACATGTGAGAACAGCCAAAGACCCTATTTTGGATCCATGGCATGGTATGTACAAGTGGGCAAATAGTGAAGACAGCTCTGATGGCTATGtaacaaaagaagaatatgaAGAATATGGCCCTGAATATATTAAAGAACATGGACTTGGTAATGCTTGCTTAAAAGATTAA